The genomic interval TGTGCCAGAGTAAGCCTTGGTACTATAAAAGAAGTAATCCGTTTAAATGATCTTAAAACCGTGGAAGAGATTACTGAATACACAAAAGCCGGAGCATTTTGCGGAAGCTGTATAAAACCGGGCGGGCATGAAAAGAGAAACTATTATCTGGTTGATATTTTAGCACAAACAAGGGCTGAAATGGAGCAGGAAAAATTAAAAGCCGTAGCTGATGCAAAAACTGCACAAAAATCGGTAGATCTTAGCTTTGATGAACTGAATATAATCGGAAAATTTAAGGCCGTTGAAGATGTTATTGATAAAGAAATTCGACCTATGCTTGCGTTTGACGGCGGAAATTTGGACATTGTCGATATAAAAAATGCAGACGACGGTAAAACAGACATTTATATTCGATATCTTGGAGCTTGCAGCGGTTGTTCAAGCGGAGCGACAGGCACGCTTTATGCGATAGAAAATGTATTGCAAGAGAATTTAAGCAACAATATTCGCGTTTTGCCAATCTGATTTTTCAAATATATGCTTTAAAATATAGCGTTTTTTATGAAATAAAATTTTAAAAATTCAGCTGAATTTTAAAGCATTTTTCACAGGTTAAAATTTCGTTTTTAGTTTCAAAGCGCTTTACGCGAAATTAAATTTCAGCGAAATTTTTAAATTTCATTTTTATAAAATTTCAAAATATTAAAATCATAATTAAACTAGACTGATTATTCATTTTAAAATTTTGAATGCTATAAAACGAATCGATAAAAACCGTTTTTTAAATTTATTGTGACGACAAAGCTTCTTTTATTATTTTTTTGACAGGTTTAATACTCTATTTTTCATCTTTTATACTTTGTCTTAAAATAAAAGAAGCCTCTACAATAACATAAAGTCAAGTTTAATGGTTTTTCACCTTTGTAAAGTTTTTAGTTGTTATTTGTAAAATTCCCGCTTTGTATCTTTGTGTATATTTCATAAATTTGCCTTTTTGCTGGTAAATTTAAGCCATAAATAAATAACAACGGCAAAATTTATAAATTTATATAAAATTTAGATATAAAGTCGTGCAGAAAGTATCACTCTTGACTAAGGAATTATTGGCATAATTCAGGCTATGACTCAATTTTGGCAGGTGGTGTCGGAAATATAGTGCCGATCATACATTGCTTTGTTTATGAATTTTAAAAGATTTGTTGATAATTATATTGATGAGATAGAGGTTGGAAAAGACAGGTAAAATTTTACCAAAATTTTAAAATTTATTAGCGGTGCTTGCTCGCCAATAAAGCAATTTTCTGCAAAAAATCTTAACAATCATATTTCAAAAATCAAAGTCCGTTATATTTTTTCAAAAAAGCTATAAGATATAAATTTTAAGATACTACCAAAAATGAATGCGTCTGAGAATTAAAATTTTAAAATGCTGCTAAATGAAATTTTTGTGTTTTATTCAGTTTTTAAAGAGCTTGATTATTTGTAAAAGTGGTATAAATTTTGATTTATTGTTTCTTTTTTACATAACATATAAATCAAAGCATTAAGTCAAAAAATACGAAAAAGCGTCAAAAAAGTTATTAAAAAATAAACAGATTATTCATCACAGTTTGAAATTTGAGAAAAATTCGAACTTAACTTACACGGTATGCCATATTTAAAAATCATTTCAGTAGTTAAATTACGATATTTTTTATCATAAAAAGATTTTGCAAGAAAAAATAAGTTATAATAGACAGATTTTCTAAATTTTTAAGGAGCCAAAAATGAAAATAGTTTGCCTGGACGCCGATACTTTGGGCGTTGATGCTGATTTTAGCGCTTTAGAGGCGCTTGGCGAATTTATAAGTTACAAAAATACAAAAAATAGCGAAACTATAGAGCGCTTAAAAAATGCCGATATCGTCATCACAAACAAGGTTTTAATTACAAAAGAAGTTATTGAAAATACGAATTTAAAAATGATAGCTATCAGCGCAACCGGCATGAATAATGTGGATTTAAAAGCCGCCGCAGCTAAAAACATCACGGTTAAAAACGTAGCAGGATATTCGACAAACAGTGTCGTACAACAAACTTTCGCAAGTTTGTTCGAGATGTTAAATAAAGTCAGCTATTATTCTTCTTACTGCAAAAACGGCGAATGGGCTAAAAGTGAAATTTTTACTCATTTAAGCAGCCCGATAACTGAAATTTTCGGTAAAGAATTCGGCGTAGTAGGACTTGGTGCAATAGGCAAAAACGTAGCCGAAATTGCTTCCGCTTTTGGTGCAAATGTCAGATATTATTCAACAAGCGGTATGCACGAAGATGATAATTTTATAAGCGTAAGTTTGGATTCGTTACTTAAAACAAGTGATATTTTAAGTATACACGCGCCACTTAATGAGCGCACAAAAAATTTAATCGGCGAAAATGAAATCGCAAAAATGAAAGACGGTGCGATTTTGATGAATTTCGGACGTGGTGGCATTGTAGATGAAAATGCTCTTGCAAAAGCTGTGGATGAGAAAAATTTACACGTTATTCTGGACGTTTTGGAAATTGAACCGATGAAAGAAAATCACCCGCTTTTAAATGTGAAAAACGGACAAAATGTTTTGATTACGCCGCATATTGCATGGGCAAGCGTTGAAGCGCGCAAAAAATTGGTTGAATTGTTGGTAAAAAATATAAAGGATTTTATAAATGGCAAATGAGCATAGTTTCGATATAAATGCAAGCGTTGATTTTATGGAGATTAAAAATGCGCTTGAGAGTGCGAAAAAAGAGGTTACTGCAAGATACGATTTTAAAGGTCTTAAAACCGAAATTTCGTTAAATGAAAAAGAAAAAAACAATTACGCTTTTAAGCTCAAGTGACAGCAAAATTGACGCTCTAAAAGAGATTGTTGTTTCAAAACTTATAAAGCGTGAAATTCCGTCCGCTGCGATTAGTGAGCAAAAAAGAGAAAGCGCAAGCGGTGCAAGTATTCGCGCGATTTTAAAGATAAACGATACGCTTGAGATAGAAGACGCCAAAAAGATTACAAAGGCGATAAAAGAGAGCAAACTCAAAGTCAGCACTCAA from Campylobacter hominis ATCC BAA-381 carries:
- a CDS encoding iron-sulfur cluster assembly scaffold protein NifU — protein: MAKNNLINGSIWDEYSQKVQDRMNHPRYMGEITEEEAKAKGAKLIVADFGAESCGDAVRLYWLIDEKTDKIIDAKFKSFGCGTAIASSDTMAELCIGKTVDEAVKITNLDVERAMRDNPETPAVPPQKMHCSVMAYDVIKQAAANYRGIDPAHFEDEIIVCECARVSLGTIKEVIRLNDLKTVEEITEYTKAGAFCGSCIKPGGHEKRNYYLVDILAQTRAEMEQEKLKAVADAKTAQKSVDLSFDELNIIGKFKAVEDVIDKEIRPMLAFDGGNLDIVDIKNADDGKTDIYIRYLGACSGCSSGATGTLYAIENVLQENLSNNIRVLPI
- a CDS encoding D-2-hydroxyacid dehydrogenase, which encodes MKIVCLDADTLGVDADFSALEALGEFISYKNTKNSETIERLKNADIVITNKVLITKEVIENTNLKMIAISATGMNNVDLKAAAAKNITVKNVAGYSTNSVVQQTFASLFEMLNKVSYYSSYCKNGEWAKSEIFTHLSSPITEIFGKEFGVVGLGAIGKNVAEIASAFGANVRYYSTSGMHEDDNFISVSLDSLLKTSDILSIHAPLNERTKNLIGENEIAKMKDGAILMNFGRGGIVDENALAKAVDEKNLHVILDVLEIEPMKENHPLLNVKNGQNVLITPHIAWASVEARKKLVELLVKNIKDFINGK